A window of Streptomyces sp. NBC_01241 genomic DNA:
CTGACCAACATCGCGCTCGCCGTACGCAAGGAGCCGCGCATCGCCTCCCGCGTCCGCGAGGTCGTGCTGATGGGCGGCGGATACCACGAGGGCAACTGGAGCGCGGTCGCCGAGTTCAACATCATCATCGACCCGGAGGCCGCGCACATCGTCTTCAACGAGAGCTGGCCGGTCACCATGGTGGGTCTCGACCTGACCCACCAGGCGCTCGCGACCCCGGAGGTGCGGGAGAAGATCGCCGCGGTCGGCACGAAGCCGGCCGCGTTCGTGGGCGAGCTGCTCGACTTCTTCGGTGCCACCTACCTGGAGTCGCAGGGCTTCGAGCACCCTCCGGTGCATGACCCGTGCGCGGTCGCCTACGTCATCGATCCGACCGTCATGACGGTGCGCAAGGCCCCGGTGGACATCGAGCTCACCGGCGGGTTGACCCTCGGCATGACCGTGACCGACTTCCGGGCCCCCGCCCCGCCCGACTGCCACACCCAGGTCGCCGTCAAGCTCGACCACGAGCGCTTCTGGGACCTCGTCGTGGACGCCCTGACGCGGATCGGTGACGTCGCGGAATGAACGTCTCCACCGATACCCGAGCCCTCCCGGACGGGCCGCCGCCGGTCACCGACCGGCGTCCGGTCCGGGTGGGCGTGCTGGTCGCCGCGCTCCTCATGGCGTGCTTCGCCTTCCAGCTGAACGCCAGCATGCTCAGCCCGGCCCTGAAGAGCATCGAGGACAGCCTGGGCGCTACTTCGGCCGAGATCGGGCTCACCCAGACCGCGTTCTTCACCTCGGCGGCCCTGTTCTCGCTGTTCCTGCCGAGGCTGGGCGACATCATCGGGCGCCGTCGGGTGCTGGCCGCGATGATGGCGCTCATGGTCGTCGGCTGCGTGGTCGCCGCGCTGGCACAGAACGTGCCGATGCTGTTCGTCGGCCGCATCATCCAGGGCGTGTCCGGTCCCACGGTGCCGCTGTGCCTGATCATGCTGCGGGTCGAGGTCCCCGAGCCGAAGAAGTACGGCACCCTGCTGGGCGTGATCACCGCCGTCAACGGTGGCATCGCCGGGGTCGACTCCCTCGCCGGCGGGTTCCTCGCCGACAAGCACGGCTTCGCCTCGGTGTTCTGGGTGATGGCTGTGGTGGCGGCGATCGCCACGGTTCTGGTCGCCACCATGACGCCGGAGTCCAAGGCGGCCGTCGCGTCCCGGATGGACTGGCCCGGCGTCGCACTCCTGGTCGTCTCGGTCGGAGCACTGCTGATCGCGCTGAACGAGGCCGGAAAGCTCGCCGCGGCCAACTGGCCACTCGTCGCCGTCCTTGTCGTCGTCGCCGCTGCCGCCTTCGCCCTGTTCTGGCGGACCGAGGGCAGGAGCGGGCACCCGCTGGTCGCGACCCGGCACCTGCGGCAGCGCTCGACCTGGTCGCTCCTGCTGACCACGGTGCTCACCATGACCGGCGTGTTCGCCGTCATGAACGGGCTGATCCCGGCATTCGCCCAGGACGCGCACGCCGGGCTCGGCATGTCCGCCGAACAGTCCGCGTGGTGGACGCTCACGCCGTACGCGCTGGCCGGGTTGGCCATGGGGCCCATCGCCGGCCGGCTTGCCGCAGGTTTCGGCTACCGCCGCATCCTGCGTCTGGGCCTGATCGGCGCGGCCGCATCCATCGTCCTGATGATCTTCACCCTGGACGGCCAGTCGCGTGCCATGTTGCTCGTGGCCTCGCTGCTGGTCGGCATCACCTACGCGGGTGTGGGCAACATCGTGCTCAACGGCCTCGGCATCGTGCTGTCCCCGCGCGAGAACCCCGGATTCCTGCCCGGGTTGAACGCCGGCGCGTTCAACCTCGGTGCCGGGCTCAGTTTCGCGGCGCTCTACGCGGTCCAGACGGCCGTCCAGCCCGCCGACCCGGCATCAACCGACGGCTACGTCGCCAGCATGATCGCGGGCGTGGTCCTGCTGGGCCTCGCCACCGCGACGTCCTTCCTGATTCCCAAGCCGGTGGCGGCGGAAGACGGAGCCTGACGGCTGCGGCTGCCCCGGCGCGACACTGTCGACGCCGGGGCAGCGGGATCAGCTGGGAACACGTGGGCGACGAACGGCTGGACGTGTTCACGGCAGCACACCGGCGCGTCGGGGTACCCCGACGCGCCGTCTTCTTCGCGTCGCGCGCCCGGCTGATCGGACCGGGAGGACACGGGGCGACGGTTCCCGGCGTCAACAGGCGTACCTCGATTTCTCGCATCCGGCGTAAAAAGGTGGAAAAGAGGGTAACCGCGGCGGCGCGTACGGCATCCTCCCAGGCGTGATGAGCCTGACGGGGACGCCTTTCTTCCTGGCCACGATCGCGCTGGTCGTGGTTACCGTGCTGCTTCCTCTGGTGCTGTGGGGCCGGGTACGGGGCCCTGCCGTGATGCGCGGCGCGGCGCGCCTGGTGATGGTCGTCCTCGCACAGGCGGCGGCCGTGCTGAGCGTCTTCGTCGTGGTCAACAACACCAACGGCCTGTACGACAACTGGGCCGACCTGCTCGGCACCGGACACCACATCGTTGCCGCACCAGACCTCGGTCGTGACGGACTCGGGGGCCACAACTACCGGGCGAACGAGCCGAAGGCCGTCCAGAAATTCAGCCCGGCGCGCGACGCCCGGATGGGCCGGGGCGTCCGCGTCACTCAGCTGAGCGGTCGGGTGTCGGGTGTCCGCGGCGAGGTGTACGTATGGCTGCCGCCCCAGTACAGCCAACCGGCCTTCCGCCACCGGAAGTTCCCCGTGGTCGAGCTCCTCGGCGGCTTCCCCGGGTCGGCGAAGGCGTGGTTCGGCAGCCTGCGGGTGCAGTCGCAGCTGGAGGCCGGGATGCGGAGGGGGAAGATCGCCCCGTTCATCCTCGTGGAGCCGCGGACCAATCTGCTGGCGGCCCAGGACACCGGGTGCGCCAACGTGCCGGGTGTTGTGGACGCCGAGTCCTGGCTGAGTGTGGACGTTCGGCAGATGGTGACCGATACCTTCCGCGCGCAGAGCCGAGCCAGGGGCTGGGCGGTTGCCGGGTACTCCGCCGGGGCACACTGCGCCGTGAAGATGGCACTCGCCCACCCCGACCGGTACCGGGCCGCCGTGGGCCTCTCCGGCTACAACGACCCGGCAGCCGAGCGGCTCTCTCTCACGGGTGTTGACCCGCAGCTACGGCGGGCCAACAACCCGCTGTGGATCCTGCGCCACGCCACTGTCCCGCCGCCGGTCGCGCTCTACCTCTCGGGCGGGCGCAACGACGGCTACCGCGACGGCCTCGCGCTGCGGCGGGCGGCAGCGCCTCCGACGCGTGTGGTGGTGACCGAGGTGAACGGGCCGCACACCATCGGGCTGTGGAAGTACCAGGTGCCGCAGGTCTTCCGCTGGCTCACGATCCAACTGTCGCCCTACATGGGCTGGGTCGCTCACGCGAAGGGCATCTGATCGATCGCCCTGATCGATCGCCCGGACCCCACCCACGACATCACCGGCGCCCACGACGGGTCGGGAACCGTCGACGTCCGCCGTCGGCCGCCGGTCGCCGGACACCACGCCGATTCCAGAGGGTTCTACACAGGCACAAGGACAGCGACGAGACGCTCATGGCGCGGGTCACCCGCAAACGATGGCATATGTCCATCGTCGTCAACGCTCTCGGGCCGGGAGGTCAGCGCCTGGATCGACGGCGCCCGGCGGGCCCACGCCCGGGAGAACAA
This region includes:
- a CDS encoding alpha/beta hydrolase → MSLTGTPFFLATIALVVVTVLLPLVLWGRVRGPAVMRGAARLVMVVLAQAAAVLSVFVVVNNTNGLYDNWADLLGTGHHIVAAPDLGRDGLGGHNYRANEPKAVQKFSPARDARMGRGVRVTQLSGRVSGVRGEVYVWLPPQYSQPAFRHRKFPVVELLGGFPGSAKAWFGSLRVQSQLEAGMRRGKIAPFILVEPRTNLLAAQDTGCANVPGVVDAESWLSVDVRQMVTDTFRAQSRARGWAVAGYSAGAHCAVKMALAHPDRYRAAVGLSGYNDPAAERLSLTGVDPQLRRANNPLWILRHATVPPPVALYLSGGRNDGYRDGLALRRAAAPPTRVVVTEVNGPHTIGLWKYQVPQVFRWLTIQLSPYMGWVAHAKGI
- a CDS encoding MFS transporter, with amino-acid sequence MNVSTDTRALPDGPPPVTDRRPVRVGVLVAALLMACFAFQLNASMLSPALKSIEDSLGATSAEIGLTQTAFFTSAALFSLFLPRLGDIIGRRRVLAAMMALMVVGCVVAALAQNVPMLFVGRIIQGVSGPTVPLCLIMLRVEVPEPKKYGTLLGVITAVNGGIAGVDSLAGGFLADKHGFASVFWVMAVVAAIATVLVATMTPESKAAVASRMDWPGVALLVVSVGALLIALNEAGKLAAANWPLVAVLVVVAAAAFALFWRTEGRSGHPLVATRHLRQRSTWSLLLTTVLTMTGVFAVMNGLIPAFAQDAHAGLGMSAEQSAWWTLTPYALAGLAMGPIAGRLAAGFGYRRILRLGLIGAAASIVLMIFTLDGQSRAMLLVASLLVGITYAGVGNIVLNGLGIVLSPRENPGFLPGLNAGAFNLGAGLSFAALYAVQTAVQPADPASTDGYVASMIAGVVLLGLATATSFLIPKPVAAEDGA
- a CDS encoding nucleoside hydrolase, which codes for MARKIILDCDPGHDDAIAMLLAYGNPDVDLVAVTTVVGNQTLEKVTRNALSVARIAGITGIPFAAGCPRPLVRTIETAPEIHGESGLDGPVLPEPTLELDRRHAVDLIIDTVMSHEPGEITIVPTAGLTNIALAVRKEPRIASRVREVVLMGGGYHEGNWSAVAEFNIIIDPEAAHIVFNESWPVTMVGLDLTHQALATPEVREKIAAVGTKPAAFVGELLDFFGATYLESQGFEHPPVHDPCAVAYVIDPTVMTVRKAPVDIELTGGLTLGMTVTDFRAPAPPDCHTQVAVKLDHERFWDLVVDALTRIGDVAE